The proteins below are encoded in one region of Macrococcus armenti:
- a CDS encoding helix-turn-helix transcriptional regulator — MKNRLKELRARDGYNQTQLAKLAHVSRQTISLIERDDFMPSILTAVRIARIFNEPVENVFIFEEDAL, encoded by the coding sequence TTGAAAAATAGATTGAAAGAGCTACGTGCAAGAGATGGATACAACCAAACTCAGCTTGCCAAACTTGCGCATGTCTCAAGACAAACGATTTCTCTAATAGAACGCGATGACTTTATGCCATCCATCTTAACTGCAGTACGCATCGCAAGAATATTCAATGAACCAGTAGAGAATGTATTTATATTTGAGGAGGATGCGTTATGA
- a CDS encoding DUF3796 domain-containing protein, which yields MISNKYWMVSLLGFLGFMRFDEPLFFLFFLFFGGFRYYWWQKIGSETDERLLENKNTAAAKAFKITFIISIITTILIGLFINDSLLLYKIQLAILSLSFAIGINLWAYYTYQLEFGEE from the coding sequence ATGATATCCAATAAATATTGGATGGTAAGTTTACTCGGATTTTTAGGATTTATGAGATTTGATGAGCCGTTATTCTTTTTGTTCTTTTTATTCTTTGGTGGTTTTAGGTATTACTGGTGGCAGAAAATTGGATCTGAAACTGATGAACGTTTGCTGGAGAATAAAAATACAGCAGCGGCAAAAGCGTTTAAAATCACATTTATTATAAGTATTATTACAACGATTCTTATCGGACTTTTCATCAATGATTCATTGTTACTCTACAAAATACAGCTTGCTATCTTATCATTGTCCTTTGCAATCGGGATTAATTTATGGGCATATTATACGTATCAATTGGAATTTGGAGAAGAATAA
- a CDS encoding helix-turn-helix transcriptional regulator: MSVKFRTYIKKYRLMNEMTQEELAARVNVRRETIMRLENAKYNPSLELAMRIAFVLKASIYDLFEFNFEGDD; encoded by the coding sequence ATGTCTGTTAAATTTAGAACTTATATAAAAAAATATCGGCTAATGAATGAGATGACACAAGAAGAACTTGCAGCACGCGTTAACGTTAGACGTGAAACGATTATGAGATTAGAAAATGCAAAGTATAATCCATCACTTGAACTTGCAATGCGTATAGCATTTGTATTAAAGGCTTCTATTTATGATCTGTTTGAATTTAACTTTGAAGGAGATGATTAA
- a CDS encoding TIGR04104 family putative zinc finger protein, translated as MMKCVHCNYKFSFKERMKAGWKPSMNNEVTCPQCGQKQFISNKSLAKSYGLMMFLELIIILLAPMINIPVPLLTILMIVALALVIVFFPMTLKLVAEKDGLLEEQFREMEKKQKGKSL; from the coding sequence ATGATGAAGTGTGTACACTGTAATTATAAATTCAGTTTCAAGGAACGTATGAAAGCCGGTTGGAAGCCATCGATGAATAATGAAGTAACGTGTCCGCAATGTGGGCAAAAACAATTTATATCCAATAAAAGCCTGGCGAAATCTTATGGATTAATGATGTTTTTGGAACTCATTATTATATTACTTGCACCGATGATTAATATACCAGTTCCATTACTTACAATCCTTATGATTGTTGCACTTGCATTGGTGATTGTATTCTTTCCGATGACTTTGAAACTTGTTGCTGAAAAAGATGGATTGCTGGAAGAACAGTTTAGAGAAATGGAGAAAAAACAAAAGGGGAAATCGCTATGA